A genomic window from Nocardioides sp. BP30 includes:
- the pstC gene encoding phosphate ABC transporter permease subunit PstC, with translation MTSLPLNDATGAVVVDQPRKLRQTRETPDKIFRGVTTGSGVIVLAIMTFVGLFLAIRATQALKKAGFSFLTTQSWDTNNFNFGIAAVLTGTILIALVAICVAVPLSTATALYITEYAPARMRKVFISVIDLMAAIPSVVYGLWGFFFLQAKVAPVSAWIAQHFGWIPIFSVKGVNSDTPISSYTLFTSSTLIAGLVVGMMITPVVTSIMREVFSQVPVGEREGALGLGATKWGVIKSVVLPFGKGGMIGGTMLGLGRALGETIAVYMIISPVFTIQPHILQSGAISVSSLIALQFQEANHFGLSALMAAGLALFLMTLVINFCASSVVARSRSGASS, from the coding sequence ACGCGACCGGTGCGGTCGTCGTCGACCAACCCCGAAAGTTGAGACAGACCCGGGAGACGCCGGACAAGATCTTCCGCGGTGTCACGACCGGGAGCGGCGTCATCGTCCTCGCGATCATGACGTTCGTCGGTCTCTTCCTGGCGATCAGGGCGACTCAGGCACTCAAGAAGGCCGGCTTCTCCTTCCTGACCACCCAGTCGTGGGACACCAACAACTTCAACTTCGGCATCGCCGCTGTCCTGACCGGGACCATCCTCATCGCCCTGGTCGCGATCTGCGTGGCGGTGCCGTTGTCGACCGCCACGGCGCTCTACATCACCGAGTACGCGCCGGCCCGGATGCGCAAGGTCTTCATCTCGGTGATCGACCTGATGGCGGCTATCCCCTCGGTCGTCTACGGCCTGTGGGGGTTCTTCTTCCTCCAGGCCAAGGTCGCGCCGGTGTCCGCCTGGATCGCGCAACACTTCGGCTGGATCCCGATCTTCTCGGTGAAGGGCGTCAACTCGGACACGCCGATCTCGTCGTACACGCTCTTCACCTCCTCGACGCTCATCGCGGGACTCGTCGTGGGCATGATGATCACCCCCGTCGTCACCTCGATCATGCGCGAGGTCTTCTCCCAGGTGCCTGTCGGCGAGCGCGAGGGCGCGTTGGGCCTCGGCGCGACCAAGTGGGGTGTGATCAAGTCCGTCGTGTTGCCGTTCGGCAAGGGGGGCATGATCGGTGGCACCATGCTCGGGCTCGGCCGTGCGCTCGGCGAGACGATCGCCGTCTACATGATCATCTCCCCGGTCTTCACCATCCAGCCGCACATCCTGCAGAGTGGCGCGATCTCGGTGTCGTCCCTGATCGCGCTTCAGTTCCAGGAGGCCAACCACTTCGGTCTCTCCGCTCTGATGGCGGCGGGGCTGGCGCTGTTCCTGATGACCCTCGTCATCAACTTCTGCGCATCGTCCGTCGTTGCGCGCTCACGCTCGGGGGCAAGCAGTTGA
- the pstA gene encoding phosphate ABC transporter permease PstA, whose product MTQTALRPTAPASATEVVDAAAVAPVAEKRRQTSGVRIGDLLTLVGALIGSLALTSFLATQLVPIHGFLAFFVVAYAVFVGIYSLLVWLDEPGPVVLDRVVAILVQSGAFLLVIALASVLIYTVIKGASAVWHPNFYTQDLTVTGSKDPLTTGGVMHAIVGTLTQISIALLVTIPLGVTTALFLSEVPGPFSRFVRTIVEAMTALPSIVAGLFILATLILMLGFDKSGLAAGLAITVMMLPIMIRAADVVFRLVPGTLKEASLGLGASQFKTVMNVVLPTSRSGLMTAIILATARGIGETSPVLLTAGYTASLNKNPFSGPMVSLPLVVFQLVKSPEPTMVARGFGTAVVLMVLVLILFVLARVVGAQDVAKKAARKKRRAALRARLSSLHLSIPGRHRSTPDA is encoded by the coding sequence TTGACCCAGACCGCACTCCGGCCGACCGCTCCCGCGTCGGCGACGGAGGTCGTCGACGCGGCCGCGGTGGCACCGGTCGCAGAGAAGCGGCGCCAGACCTCGGGCGTGCGCATCGGTGACCTGCTGACCCTGGTCGGCGCCCTCATCGGATCGCTGGCGCTGACGTCGTTCCTGGCCACCCAGCTGGTGCCGATCCACGGCTTCCTGGCGTTCTTCGTGGTCGCCTACGCCGTCTTCGTGGGGATCTACTCGCTCCTGGTCTGGCTCGACGAGCCGGGGCCGGTCGTCTTGGACAGGGTGGTGGCCATCCTGGTCCAGTCGGGTGCGTTCCTGCTCGTCATCGCGCTCGCCTCGGTCCTGATCTACACCGTCATCAAGGGTGCGAGCGCGGTGTGGCACCCGAACTTCTACACCCAGGACCTGACCGTGACAGGGTCGAAGGACCCGCTCACCACCGGTGGGGTGATGCACGCGATCGTCGGAACGCTCACCCAGATCAGCATCGCTCTCCTGGTCACGATCCCGCTGGGGGTCACGACAGCGCTGTTCCTCTCCGAGGTGCCGGGACCGTTCTCCCGGTTCGTGCGCACGATCGTGGAGGCGATGACGGCGCTCCCCTCGATCGTGGCCGGCCTGTTCATCCTCGCGACCCTGATCCTGATGCTCGGCTTCGACAAGTCGGGTCTGGCCGCCGGCCTGGCCATCACCGTGATGATGCTGCCGATCATGATCCGGGCCGCGGACGTCGTCTTCCGGCTCGTCCCGGGCACGCTCAAGGAGGCGAGCCTCGGCCTGGGTGCCAGCCAGTTCAAGACGGTGATGAACGTCGTGCTGCCGACCTCCCGGTCCGGTCTGATGACGGCGATCATCCTGGCCACCGCCCGCGGCATCGGTGAGACGTCGCCGGTCCTGCTGACCGCCGGGTACACGGCGTCGCTGAACAAGAACCCCTTCAGCGGGCCGATGGTCTCGCTGCCGCTCGTCGTCTTCCAGCTGGTGAAGTCGCCCGAGCCGACGATGGTCGCCCGCGGGTTCGGCACCGCCGTCGTCCTCATGGTGCTCGTCCTGATCCTCTTCGTCCTCGCTCGCGTCGTAGGCGCGCAGGACGTCGCGAAGAAGGCAGCCCGCAAGAAGCGCCGCGCGGCCCTGCGGGCCCGGCTCTCCTCCCTCCACCTCTCGATCCCCGGTCGTCACAGGAGCACTCCCGATGCTTAA
- a CDS encoding substrate-binding domain-containing protein: MLNRPLAALLTLALTALGVIGLGVSPSHADSYTPITGEGSSWAANAIDDWRARNANSYKVNFAATGSVAGLTGYANGSDDFAASDIPFGVKNTSPDVPGRAFAYLPDVAGGTALMYNLTVGGKRFTNLKLSGESIAGIFEGTIKMWNDPKIAADNPGVALPPLKITPVVRSDGSGSTAQFSLWMKDQYPSIWTCGEISFFTQCNKYDPTVHQAKSGDNGVAGFVAQAGNAGSIGYVEYSYALQSGYPVAKVLNKAGYYVLPTASNVAVALLKAKINTNASDPTNYLTQQLDDVYVDTDPRTYPISSYSYFVIPTRLQNGFTTDKGKTLSTFSYYALCQGQQQAPTLGYSPLPINLVQAGLQQIAKIPGAQVQNVNIKNCNNPTFSANGTNTLAKNALYPDLCDKRGAAATCVYGTPSNGKTSSSTAGQTDQNAVGAKSSGGGAGTGTSTTPVAGGNAGTGGGGTAATGTGVAATSGATGGTTGAGAATGGGQTTLTNPDGKTVCDPDTGQCTQLSATPLQLAASHSSIAKWAVWLMIAALGLLIFGPAITVLSTRRSRR; the protein is encoded by the coding sequence ATGCTTAACCGTCCCCTCGCCGCCCTGTTGACGTTGGCGCTGACGGCCCTCGGCGTCATCGGTCTCGGCGTCTCGCCGTCGCACGCCGACAGCTACACGCCGATCACCGGTGAGGGCTCGTCCTGGGCGGCCAACGCCATCGACGACTGGCGGGCCCGCAACGCCAACTCCTACAAGGTGAACTTCGCCGCGACCGGTTCGGTGGCGGGTCTGACCGGCTACGCCAACGGCAGCGACGACTTCGCCGCCAGCGACATCCCGTTCGGGGTGAAGAACACCAGCCCTGACGTACCCGGTCGTGCGTTCGCCTACCTGCCGGACGTCGCCGGCGGAACCGCTCTGATGTACAACCTGACCGTCGGGGGCAAGCGGTTCACCAACCTCAAGCTGTCGGGCGAGAGCATCGCCGGCATCTTCGAGGGCACGATCAAGATGTGGAACGACCCCAAGATCGCCGCCGACAACCCCGGCGTCGCCCTGCCGCCGCTGAAGATCACTCCCGTCGTGCGCTCGGACGGCTCCGGCTCGACCGCCCAGTTCTCGTTGTGGATGAAGGACCAGTATCCGAGCATCTGGACCTGCGGTGAGATCTCGTTCTTCACCCAGTGCAACAAGTACGACCCGACCGTGCACCAGGCCAAGTCCGGTGACAACGGCGTGGCCGGCTTCGTCGCCCAGGCCGGCAACGCCGGCTCGATCGGCTACGTCGAGTACTCCTACGCCCTGCAGAGCGGCTACCCGGTCGCGAAGGTGCTGAACAAGGCCGGCTACTACGTCCTTCCGACGGCATCCAACGTCGCCGTCGCACTGCTGAAGGCGAAGATCAACACCAACGCCTCGGACCCGACGAACTACCTGACCCAGCAGCTCGACGACGTGTACGTCGACACCGATCCGCGGACCTACCCGATCTCGTCCTACTCCTACTTCGTCATCCCGACGCGGCTCCAGAACGGCTTCACCACCGACAAGGGCAAGACCCTCAGCACGTTCTCCTACTACGCGTTGTGTCAGGGCCAGCAACAGGCGCCGACCTTGGGGTACTCGCCGCTGCCGATCAACCTGGTCCAGGCCGGCCTGCAGCAGATCGCGAAGATCCCCGGTGCGCAGGTCCAGAACGTCAACATCAAGAACTGCAACAACCCGACGTTCTCGGCCAACGGCACCAACACCCTGGCGAAGAACGCGCTCTACCCCGACCTGTGCGACAAGAGGGGGGCCGCCGCCACCTGCGTCTACGGCACGCCGTCCAACGGCAAGACGTCTTCCAGCACCGCCGGGCAGACCGACCAGAACGCGGTCGGCGCCAAGTCGTCGGGTGGCGGTGCCGGCACCGGCACCAGCACCACCCCGGTCGCCGGCGGGAACGCCGGCACGGGAGGCGGCGGCACCGCGGCCACCGGCACCGGCGTCGCGGCCACGTCCGGGGCGACCGGTGGGACCACCGGCGCGGGCGCGGCGACGGGCGGCGGGCAGACCACCCTGACGAATCCCGACGGCAAGACCGTCTGCGACCCTGACACCGGTCAGTGCACGCAGCTGTCGGCCACGCCGCTGCAGCTGGCGGCCAGCCACTCCTCGATCGCCAAGTGGGCGGTATGGCTCATGATCGCAGCCCTGGGTCTGCTGATCTTCGGCCCCGCCATCACCGTGCTCTCCACGCGGCGGTCGCGGCGATGA
- a CDS encoding sortase has translation MSTAPAKAGAVLRRPLQRIERAWRSRGPVNTAAPADLRRAIPRPSDRTLIRVTGWTMAGVAALVLGFLLYLVVISPFAESRSQSMLFNQFRTELAAGTAPIGQVDVNGKLLKLGAPVATIAFPSLDEHYTVVEGTSSRALLDGPGHRRDTPLPGQQGTSVVYGRQAAYGGPFADLSKLHAGDRITTVTGQGTAQYQVIGLRRAGDRAPATTSATEGRLTLVFATGTPFMGASVSRIDAKLLGTAQPTPQPVLKLGSLTSAEDPLASDDSGWLPMSLLLELAVIAVVLILLALRRWGKWHTWIVGVPVLLLIGAELAKQVVVVLPNLY, from the coding sequence GTGAGCACCGCCCCGGCCAAGGCCGGGGCGGTGCTCCGCCGTCCCCTGCAGCGGATCGAGCGCGCCTGGCGCTCGCGGGGACCTGTGAACACCGCTGCCCCCGCCGATCTGCGGCGCGCCATCCCACGGCCCTCCGACCGGACGCTCATCCGCGTCACCGGCTGGACGATGGCCGGGGTGGCTGCGCTGGTGCTCGGCTTCCTCCTCTACCTGGTCGTGATCTCCCCGTTCGCGGAGAGCCGCAGCCAGAGCATGCTGTTCAACCAGTTCCGCACCGAGCTCGCCGCCGGGACGGCGCCGATCGGTCAGGTCGACGTCAACGGCAAGCTGCTCAAGCTGGGCGCGCCGGTCGCGACGATCGCCTTCCCGTCGCTGGACGAGCACTACACCGTCGTCGAGGGCACCTCCTCACGTGCGCTCCTCGACGGGCCCGGTCACCGGCGCGACACGCCGCTACCGGGCCAGCAGGGTACGAGCGTCGTCTACGGCCGCCAGGCGGCGTACGGCGGTCCCTTCGCTGACCTGTCGAAGCTGCACGCCGGGGACAGGATCACGACCGTGACGGGCCAGGGCACGGCCCAGTACCAGGTCATCGGCCTGCGACGCGCCGGAGACCGCGCGCCGGCGACGACCTCGGCGACCGAGGGCCGGCTGACGCTGGTGTTCGCGACCGGAACCCCCTTCATGGGTGCAAGCGTGTCGCGCATCGACGCGAAGCTTCTCGGAACCGCGCAGCCCACCCCCCAGCCGGTGCTCAAGCTCGGCTCGCTCACCTCGGCCGAGGATCCGTTGGCCTCCGACGACAGCGGTTGGCTGCCGATGTCCCTGCTGCTGGAACTTGCGGTGATCGCGGTCGTGCTGATCCTCTTGGCCTTGCGCCGCTGGGGTAAGTGGCACACCTGGATCGTCGGGGTGCCCGTCCTTCTGTTGATCGGCGCTGAGCTCGCCAAGCAGGTCGTCGTCGTCCTGCCGAACCTCTACTAG
- a CDS encoding phosphate ABC transporter ATP-binding protein produces the protein MSASVPSDATLAMPSLGATADAAHESHPTSSTLAEIKAVDVSAWFGTHKVLERVNLTMHPGEITALIGPSGCGKSTFLRILNRMHELVPIASLAGEVLLDGEDIYDANMRITRARRDIGMVFQKPNPFPAMSIRDNVLAGLKLTGKKATKSEKDDLVERCLRLGGLWKEVKDRLDAPGGGLSGGQQQRLCIARSMAIKPRVLLMDEPCSALDPTSTRVIEETMRELAQEVTIVIVTHNMQQAARVSDKTAFFLASQGVPGGIVEHGDTVAMFQNPQDERTSDYVNGRFG, from the coding sequence ATGTCTGCCTCCGTCCCCTCCGACGCGACCCTGGCGATGCCGTCCCTCGGCGCCACGGCGGACGCCGCGCACGAGAGTCACCCGACGTCCAGCACGCTGGCCGAGATCAAGGCGGTCGACGTCTCGGCGTGGTTCGGCACGCACAAGGTGCTCGAGCGGGTGAACCTGACCATGCACCCCGGCGAGATCACGGCCTTGATCGGTCCCTCCGGCTGTGGGAAGTCGACGTTCCTGCGCATCTTGAACCGCATGCACGAGCTCGTCCCGATCGCCAGCCTCGCGGGTGAGGTTCTGCTCGACGGCGAGGACATCTACGATGCCAACATGAGGATCACGCGCGCTCGTCGCGACATCGGCATGGTGTTCCAGAAGCCCAACCCGTTCCCGGCGATGTCGATCCGCGACAACGTCCTGGCCGGGCTCAAGCTGACGGGCAAGAAGGCCACCAAGTCCGAGAAGGACGACCTCGTGGAGCGTTGCCTGAGGCTCGGCGGCCTGTGGAAAGAGGTGAAGGACCGCCTCGACGCACCCGGTGGCGGCCTGTCGGGTGGTCAGCAGCAGCGCCTGTGCATCGCCCGCTCGATGGCGATCAAGCCGCGCGTCCTCCTCATGGACGAGCCGTGCTCGGCGCTCGACCCCACCTCGACCCGCGTGATCGAGGAGACGATGAGGGAGTTGGCGCAGGAGGTCACCATCGTCATCGTCACGCACAACATGCAGCAGGCGGCGCGCGTCTCGGACAAGACCGCGTTCTTCCTCGCCTCGCAGGGAGTGCCCGGTGGCATCGTCGAGCACGGTGACACCGTCGCCATGTTCCAGAACCCGCAGGACGAGCGCACCTCCGACTACGTCAACGGTCGCTTCGGGTGA
- a CDS encoding lytic murein transglycosylase, whose protein sequence is MRLRTLAPLLASALVLTVVGYIVWSLATTPATTPVADQTALAVVAPEQAAPASQQQSRPAAQPAQQTQQTSGVPTPDASWVARTAAKAGIPVPAMRAYARAQLARPQGCDLGWTTLAGIGWVESQNGTLGGRTLGDDGLSSSPIVGPALGGGLDHAYGPMQFIPSTWERWASDGDGDGTADVDDLDDAAMTAMRYLCGTGQDLTTGAGWSRAVFAYNHSQQYVDQVYAAADAYAQRTR, encoded by the coding sequence ATGCGTCTGCGGACCCTGGCCCCGCTCCTGGCCTCGGCCCTGGTCCTGACGGTCGTCGGGTACATCGTCTGGTCGCTGGCGACCACGCCCGCCACCACGCCGGTGGCCGACCAGACCGCGCTCGCGGTGGTGGCCCCGGAGCAGGCCGCACCGGCGTCGCAGCAGCAGAGCCGGCCGGCGGCACAGCCGGCGCAGCAGACGCAGCAGACGTCCGGCGTACCAACACCGGACGCCTCCTGGGTGGCGAGGACAGCAGCGAAGGCCGGCATCCCGGTGCCGGCGATGCGGGCCTACGCCCGCGCGCAGCTGGCCCGGCCGCAGGGCTGCGACCTGGGTTGGACGACGCTGGCCGGCATCGGCTGGGTGGAGTCGCAGAACGGCACGCTCGGCGGCCGCACCCTCGGAGACGACGGGCTCTCCTCGTCGCCCATCGTCGGGCCGGCCCTCGGTGGGGGACTGGACCACGCCTACGGTCCGATGCAGTTCATCCCCTCGACCTGGGAGCGGTGGGCCAGCGACGGCGACGGTGACGGCACCGCCGATGTCGACGACCTCGACGACGCGGCCATGACGGCGATGCGCTACCTGTGTGGCACCGGCCAGGACCTGACCACCGGAGCCGGATGGTCGCGGGCCGTCTTCGCCTACAACCACTCCCAGCAGTACGTGGACCAGGTCTACGCCGCGGCCGACGCCTACGCGCAGCGCACGCGTTGA
- a CDS encoding oxygenase MpaB family protein, which produces MTTAPLAPPERPRFPTRFRAGEQRNIRIGRGLRLLARVDHLDAGMMDRIGRGFHERDELAAALAEAIRMRVGHRDKVTMRQFRTALARGIDAVPDAPPALRDFFAEVEAVPDWVDRDRVERGAAVFRRMGRNAGDVLLQLSLIGGYRFGGPTDLLVRTDGLTGPATLRRLAETQKWGTSLQSPGALRQHEEAWRLTVHVRLMHALVNAEHEATWDSGRWGLPINQTDLASTLGLFDGVPLLGCRLLGVRITRREAEDYLHLWRYVGHLMGVHRDFLVEDEHDRHVLNYHLLRAQGELSESGPRLARAVVRAQRERMWHGWPAVLQPVRGGYEQERLLSMLTVFLGPTSMRELGLPARPPWAFGYLVPLNLLRHQVVGRTAVGRRMLEARGARTSRRVLASYFGQGAEGLGDLPVGRPA; this is translated from the coding sequence ATGACGACGGCACCCCTCGCTCCGCCGGAGCGACCCCGCTTCCCGACCAGGTTCAGGGCCGGCGAGCAGCGCAACATCAGGATCGGCCGCGGACTGCGGCTGCTGGCCCGGGTCGACCACCTCGACGCAGGCATGATGGACCGGATCGGCCGGGGCTTCCACGAGCGCGACGAGCTCGCCGCCGCGCTCGCGGAAGCGATCCGGATGCGAGTCGGTCACCGCGACAAGGTCACGATGCGACAGTTCCGGACGGCGCTGGCGCGCGGGATCGACGCCGTACCGGACGCGCCGCCGGCGCTGCGCGACTTCTTCGCCGAGGTCGAGGCCGTCCCGGACTGGGTCGACCGGGACCGGGTCGAGCGCGGCGCGGCCGTCTTCAGGCGGATGGGCCGCAATGCCGGCGACGTGCTGCTCCAGCTCTCGCTGATCGGTGGCTACCGGTTCGGCGGCCCCACCGACCTGCTGGTGCGGACCGACGGCCTCACTGGGCCGGCCACGCTGCGCCGCCTGGCCGAGACCCAGAAGTGGGGTACGTCGTTGCAGAGCCCCGGGGCGCTGCGACAGCACGAGGAGGCCTGGCGGCTGACGGTGCACGTGCGGCTGATGCACGCCCTGGTCAACGCCGAGCACGAGGCGACCTGGGACAGCGGGCGATGGGGCCTGCCGATCAACCAGACCGACCTGGCCTCGACGCTCGGCCTCTTCGACGGCGTGCCGCTCCTGGGCTGCCGCCTGCTCGGCGTCCGGATCACCCGCCGGGAGGCCGAGGACTACCTGCACCTGTGGCGCTACGTCGGCCACCTGATGGGCGTCCACCGGGACTTCCTGGTCGAAGATGAGCACGACCGGCACGTCCTCAACTACCACCTGCTGCGCGCCCAGGGAGAGCTGAGCGAGTCCGGTCCGCGGCTGGCTCGCGCCGTGGTCCGCGCTCAGCGGGAGCGGATGTGGCACGGGTGGCCCGCCGTCCTACAGCCGGTGAGGGGCGGCTACGAGCAGGAGCGACTGCTGAGCATGCTCACGGTCTTCCTCGGACCCACCTCGATGCGCGAGCTCGGCCTGCCGGCCAGGCCACCATGGGCGTTCGGATACCTGGTGCCGCTCAACCTGCTGCGCCACCAGGTGGTGGGACGGACGGCGGTGGGGCGGCGGATGCTGGAGGCTCGGGGGGCGCGCACCTCGCGGCGGGTGCTCGCGAGCTACTTCGGGCAGGGCGCCGAGGGCCTCGGTGACCTGCCGGTGGGGCGTCCGGCCTGA
- a CDS encoding TetR/AcrR family transcriptional regulator, whose product MRKTPRQERSRQMVERILAAGRKVLVEHGYDAFSTNRVATTAGISPGSLYQYFPDKAAILELVVDRYWDEVAESVAAALADRLGIAGAAMARETADALISALEADPALLRVVAEELPLARNRTRRAALEKRVRELAAAYLLVRPERSRRPDPTVAAWVIVLAMENLALRWVLDQPPIAREVVLAEMTALIGGYLLEDP is encoded by the coding sequence GTGCGCAAGACACCGAGGCAGGAGCGCTCGCGGCAGATGGTCGAGCGGATCCTCGCAGCAGGCCGGAAGGTGCTGGTCGAGCACGGCTACGACGCCTTCTCCACCAACCGGGTCGCGACCACGGCCGGCATCAGCCCGGGGTCGCTCTACCAGTACTTCCCCGACAAGGCAGCGATCCTCGAGCTGGTCGTGGACCGCTATTGGGACGAGGTCGCCGAGTCGGTCGCGGCCGCGCTGGCCGATCGGCTGGGGATCGCCGGCGCGGCGATGGCGCGTGAGACCGCCGACGCGCTGATCAGCGCGCTGGAGGCCGACCCGGCGCTGCTGCGCGTCGTCGCCGAGGAGCTGCCCCTGGCCCGCAACCGCACCAGACGGGCGGCGCTGGAGAAGCGGGTGCGCGAGCTGGCGGCGGCGTACCTCCTGGTCCGGCCGGAGCGCAGCAGGCGTCCGGACCCGACGGTCGCGGCGTGGGTCATCGTGCTGGCCATGGAGAACCTCGCCCTGCGCTGGGTGCTCGACCAGCCACCGATCGCGCGGGAGGTGGTGCTCGCGGAGATGACGGCGCTCATCGGCGGCTACCTCCTCGAAGACCCGTAA
- a CDS encoding 3' terminal RNA ribose 2'-O-methyltransferase Hen1, with protein MLLTIATTHRPATDLGYLLHKHPDRVQQFRQSFGTATVFYPEASEERCTAALMLEIDPVRMARSRGRNAADFSLGQYVNDRPYAASSLLGVALADVFSTARHGRCVSRQEVADAAIPLEIAIPVLPCRGGAVIAHRLFEPLGWSVEAAPIMLDEAFPDWGESRYVRLGLSGTVRLADALNQLHVLLPVLDESKHYWQGPDEVDKLMRSGQGWLAAHPEATLITRRYLGHRGQLTREALTRLAELGDEVEEAVEPSAEEEAGQPEERRLSLNQQRHEVVHAALRELGAASVIDLGCGPGAFLERLVGDASFTRVAGSDVDTRSLQRAARRLHLDRMSERQAERIELFQGALTYEDERYAGFDAAVLMEVVEHVDPPRLDALERVVFGAGRPGAVLVTTPNVEYNVLYPTLIGRRHRDHRFEWTRAEFAAWSDRVADTYGYRVERRGIGEEDAELGSPTQFAIFVQEATHE; from the coding sequence GTGCTCCTCACCATCGCGACCACCCACCGTCCCGCCACGGACCTGGGCTACCTGCTGCACAAGCACCCCGACCGGGTGCAGCAGTTCCGGCAGTCCTTCGGTACGGCGACGGTGTTCTACCCCGAGGCGTCCGAGGAGCGCTGCACGGCGGCCCTGATGCTCGAGATCGACCCGGTGCGGATGGCGCGGTCCCGAGGCCGGAACGCCGCCGACTTCAGCCTCGGCCAATACGTCAACGATCGGCCCTACGCCGCCTCCTCGCTGCTCGGCGTCGCGTTGGCCGATGTCTTCAGTACGGCCAGGCACGGCCGCTGCGTCTCGCGGCAGGAGGTCGCCGACGCGGCGATCCCGCTGGAGATCGCCATCCCGGTGCTCCCGTGTCGCGGCGGCGCTGTCATCGCGCACCGCCTCTTCGAGCCGCTGGGCTGGTCCGTCGAGGCCGCGCCGATCATGCTCGACGAGGCGTTCCCCGACTGGGGCGAGTCCCGCTACGTCCGGCTCGGACTGTCCGGCACCGTCAGGCTGGCCGACGCACTCAACCAGCTGCACGTGCTGCTGCCGGTCCTGGACGAGTCGAAGCACTACTGGCAGGGGCCCGACGAGGTCGACAAGCTGATGCGGTCGGGGCAGGGCTGGCTGGCCGCCCACCCCGAGGCCACCCTCATCACCCGCCGCTACCTGGGCCACCGCGGGCAGCTGACCCGGGAGGCGCTGACCCGACTGGCCGAGCTCGGTGACGAGGTCGAGGAGGCGGTCGAGCCGAGCGCGGAGGAGGAGGCGGGTCAGCCCGAGGAGCGCCGGCTCTCGCTCAACCAGCAGCGGCACGAGGTTGTGCACGCCGCGTTGCGCGAGCTCGGCGCCGCCTCGGTGATCGATCTCGGCTGCGGCCCGGGCGCGTTCCTCGAGCGGCTGGTGGGGGACGCCTCCTTCACGCGGGTGGCGGGCAGCGACGTCGACACCCGCTCGCTGCAGCGGGCCGCCCGTCGACTGCACCTCGACCGGATGAGCGAGCGTCAGGCCGAGCGGATCGAGCTGTTCCAGGGCGCGCTGACCTACGAGGACGAGCGCTATGCGGGCTTCGATGCGGCCGTCCTGATGGAGGTGGTCGAGCACGTCGACCCGCCGCGTCTGGACGCGCTGGAGCGGGTCGTGTTCGGCGCGGGCCGGCCGGGGGCGGTGCTCGTGACCACGCCGAACGTCGAGTACAACGTGCTCTACCCCACCCTCATCGGCCGGCGTCATCGCGACCACCGCTTCGAGTGGACCCGAGCGGAGTTCGCCGCCTGGAGCGATCGCGTCGCCGACACCTACGGCTACCGGGTCGAGCGCCGCGGCATCGGCGAGGAGGACGCGGAGCTCGGCAGCCCCACGCAGTTCGCGATCTTCGTCCAGGAGGCGACCCATGAGTGA